One Dehalococcoidia bacterium genomic window, GGTGGTGGCCTGCAGGGCCGCCTGCGACAGGATGGCCGTCCCTGCCACCGCCAGCACCCCCAGACCGATGGCCAGAGGCTCGATGAACATCACCACAGCGATGACCATGGGCACGAACGCCAGGGCCATGGCCCGAAAGACGGCCATCAGCTCACCCGAACCGCCCAGCACCCGGGTGGCCATCAGGTAGGACACGTACAGCCACCCCAGCCACACCGCCACCTGCAGCAGGCCGCCGATGATGACGGCCTTCAGGAAGGCCTCCCCTTTAAAGGGGAAGTCCTCGAAGACCCACCACAGCCACGGCCCCAATCCCGACACTAGGCTACAGCCCGCCACCAGCCCCACCAGCGGCCCGGTGGCCGCGGCGGTGGACGCTGCCTCCCCCAGGACGCTCATGTCCAGGCGGGCCAGACGCAGTAACCAGCCGCTCAGGGTCTGAACGCTCATAGCCCTACCTCCTGCTCGGCCGTTTTGGCCAATTATAGGAGGATCAGGCGCGGCTGGCTACTACAAGCAACCAGTTTCGGGGAGAAAACGTGATGCCTAGCTCGCGGAAGGTCTCGCGGACGCTCTCCTTGAGGACGGCGCTGCCCGTCTCCAGCGGAATCCCCGGCAGGATGCCCTCGATCCACAGCTCGTACTCGGAGATGTCCTCGAAGCTCTCCAGGTCCATCTGCACCTGCATTATCTCCTGGTGGCGAATGCGGAAGCCGTTCTGCTCCAGGAGGGCCACGTATCGCTCGGCCGACAGGCGCTCGCGGGCCGGCGTGCGTTCATCGCTGGGCGTCAGGCCATACTTGGTCTTCAGCAGGCGGAGGGCCTTGATGAGCCAGCGACGGTAGAACTGGTGCGATTCGGGAGGCTCCGCCCCCAGATAGAAAGAGGTGTTGAAGGAGAAGGTGCCCCCCTCCTTCAACACCCGCCTCACCTCCTGCAGCACCTTGGACTTCTCTCGCACCAGGTGGATGGCGTTGCAGAAGAGGACGGCGTCCACGGGCCGTTTGACCAGCTGCGACAGCCGCTCCGCGCCCCCGTGAACGAAGCGGACCACCGCCTCGGAGACGTTGGCCAGGTTGCGACGGGCCGCCTCCAGGGCCGAGGCCGAGGGCTCCACGGCGATGACTTCGGACTCGCGGCTGCCACCCACCTCCTCCAGGATCAGGCGAGTGACGGCGCCAGTGCCGGCACCCAGGTCCACTACCCTCTGACCGGGGCGCAAGGCCGTGAGCTTCACCAGGCGGCGGTTCACCTCCTGGTAAAAGGGGTGGCGGGCGAACTTCTCCAGCGTGAACCGTTCCGAGACGGAGGCCATGTCAGGTCTTCCTCCCTTCCAGCAGGCCAGCCACACGGTCGAGTATATGCCAGGCCACATCATACTTGCTCATGAGGGGCATGTCTTCCCTCTGGCCGCTCCGGTGCATGATCACCACCTTGTTGGTGTCGGTGCCGAAACCGGCACCGGGAGCGGTGACGTCGTTGGCCACCAGCAGGTCCAAGGCCTTGTCCTGGAGCTTCTTCTGGGCGTTGGTCAGCAGGTCGTCCGTCTCGGCGGCGAAGCCTACCCGCACCAGGCCCTCGGCCCCGCGCAGCTCGCCCAGGATGTCGGGCGTGGGCACCATCTCCAGCACCAGCGAGTCGCGGCCCCCCCGCTTGAGCTTGCGCTCAGCGGCCTGGGCGGGGCGGAAGTCGGCCACGGCAGCGGCCATCACCAGGGCATCGGCATCGCGACAGGCCTTCAGGACGGCATCGCGCATTTCGCAGGCGGTGCGCACGTGCACCGTCTCCACACCGTAGGGGTCAGGGAGCGAGGTGGGGGCCGTCACCAGCGTCACCTGGGCGCCCCGGTCGCGAGCCGCCTCGGCTACAGCATACCCCATTTTGCCCGAGGAGCGGTTGCTGACGTAGCGCACGGGGTCGATGGGCTCCTGGGTGCCCCCGGCAGTGACGACGATGCGTCGGCCCCGCAGGTCGCCGTAGCGCTGGCCCAGGACGTAGCGCACCGCCCCCAGGACGGTCTCCCGCTCGGCGAGGCGGCCCGGCCCCACCTGGCCCGAGGCCAGGCGTCCCACCTCCGGCCCCACCACGAGAGCGCCTCGCTCCCTCAGCCTGGACACGTTCTCCCGGGTGGCCGGGTGCTCCCACATGTGGGAGTCCATGGCCGGACAGAGAACCAGGGGCGCCCGTGTGCACAGGGCTGTCAGCGACAACAGGTCGTCAGCCAGGCCCAGGGCCAGCCGCGCCAGGGTGGTGGCGGTGGCCGGGGCTACCAGCACCAGCTCCGCCTCTCGACCCAGCTGCACGTGCAGCTCCGGCCTGGTCTCCGACGGTGCGAACATGTCGCTGTAGGCGGGACGCCCCGTGACAGAGGCGAAGCTGAGGGCGGTGACGAAACGGGTGGCTTCCTCCGTCAGCACGGCGTCCACCTGGGCGCCCAGCTGGGTGAGCTGGCTCGCCAGGTCCACCGCCTTGTAGGCGGCGATGCTGCCCGCTACCCCTAGGACGATGCGCCTCCCCGTCAGGTTGTACATGGCCCTCAGTCCCGGTTCATCTCGTAGATGAGTCGCAGCCCCACCAGTGTCAGATCGGGGTTTACGTGGTCGATGGCCCTGGTCTCGGCAGCGATGAGGTGAGCGTAGCCGCCCGTGGCCACCACCTTGGCATCGGCGCCCAGCTCCTCCTTGAAGCGGGCCACCATCCCCTCCACCAGCGCCACGTAGCCGTACACGATGCCCGATTGCATGGCCGCCACGGTGTTGCGGCCTATGACCGCCCGCGGCCGCGTCAGCTCCACCCGATAGAGCCTGGCCGCGCGCTGAAACAGGGCCTCGGCGGCGATGCCGAGGCCGGGAGCGATAGCCCCGCCCACGTAGTCGCCGTCGCGGTTGACGGCATCGAACACTGTCGCCGTCCCCAGGTCCACCACGATGACGGGGGCGCCATACAGGTGCAGGGCGGCCACAGCATCGGCTACGCGGTCCGGCCCCACGTCGCGGGGGGCGTCGTAGAGGACGCGGATGCCGGTGCGCACCCCCACGTCCACCAGCAAGGGGCGCACCCCCAGATAGGTGCGGCAGACGGTCTCGAACACCGGCTCCAGGTCCGGCACCACGGAGCACATGACAGCCGCCCCTATCTCCTGCCGGTCGATGCCGCCATGATGGAGGAGGGTCAGCAGCAGCCCGGCATATTCGTCCGCCTCCCGACGGACGTCGGTAGCCAGGCGCCAGGTGCGTCGCAGGCGGGCATCCTCGAACACGCCCACCGTGACGTTGGTATTGCCGATGTCCAGGGCCAACAGCATGGTGCGGCTCTCTCCCGGGGGCGTGGCCATTATAGTCGAGGTCTATCACGGGAGCAAGACGAGCCTTCTGTTGAAAACGGGTGGACGATTTCTGCCCGCTAGTTGTCATAAGCTCTGTTGAAACCCGCTAGCTGCCC contains:
- a CDS encoding methyltransferase domain-containing protein — its product is MASVSERFTLEKFARHPFYQEVNRRLVKLTALRPGQRVVDLGAGTGAVTRLILEEVGGSRESEVIAVEPSASALEAARRNLANVSEAVVRFVHGGAERLSQLVKRPVDAVLFCNAIHLVREKSKVLQEVRRVLKEGGTFSFNTSFYLGAEPPESHQFYRRWLIKALRLLKTKYGLTPSDERTPARERLSAERYVALLEQNGFRIRHQEIMQVQMDLESFEDISEYELWIEGILPGIPLETGSAVLKESVRETFRELGITFSPRNWLLVVASRA
- the coaBC gene encoding bifunctional phosphopantothenoylcysteine decarboxylase/phosphopantothenate--cysteine ligase CoaBC; the encoded protein is MYNLTGRRIVLGVAGSIAAYKAVDLASQLTQLGAQVDAVLTEEATRFVTALSFASVTGRPAYSDMFAPSETRPELHVQLGREAELVLVAPATATTLARLALGLADDLLSLTALCTRAPLVLCPAMDSHMWEHPATRENVSRLRERGALVVGPEVGRLASGQVGPGRLAERETVLGAVRYVLGQRYGDLRGRRIVVTAGGTQEPIDPVRYVSNRSSGKMGYAVAEAARDRGAQVTLVTAPTSLPDPYGVETVHVRTACEMRDAVLKACRDADALVMAAAVADFRPAQAAERKLKRGGRDSLVLEMVPTPDILGELRGAEGLVRVGFAAETDDLLTNAQKKLQDKALDLLVANDVTAPGAGFGTDTNKVVIMHRSGQREDMPLMSKYDVAWHILDRVAGLLEGRKT
- a CDS encoding type III pantothenate kinase; this translates as MLLALDIGNTNVTVGVFEDARLRRTWRLATDVRREADEYAGLLLTLLHHGGIDRQEIGAAVMCSVVPDLEPVFETVCRTYLGVRPLLVDVGVRTGIRVLYDAPRDVGPDRVADAVAALHLYGAPVIVVDLGTATVFDAVNRDGDYVGGAIAPGLGIAAEALFQRAARLYRVELTRPRAVIGRNTVAAMQSGIVYGYVALVEGMVARFKEELGADAKVVATGGYAHLIAAETRAIDHVNPDLTLVGLRLIYEMNRD